The proteins below come from a single Gordonia pseudamarae genomic window:
- a CDS encoding Hsp70 family protein: MANTRLSIDFGTTNTAAAFADVAGMTHEIRLSPRSALMPSAVFADRGQLVVGTAALNLAATDPTAFEANPKRRLQEHEVYLGGQRFAGTALAASVFRHVLSEASRVAGTTFDEVVLTHPDSWAGHRQEQLRIAATQAGIAGRDITLVTEARAAATYYSLQDHLPPDSRICVYDFGAGTCDVAVLDRAADGTYSVAACRGLDNLGGTDLDGHIFSWTVRQLQATAPHLAAQLDNPHLRLTLVDNVRNAKETLSMATRAHIAVPGGTSIQLTRGEFDTLIQADIGRSVDLTRQLIADAHTISEQPVSRIYLVGGSSHIPLVHDELAALGEIATLGDPKTVVVRGALGHSTTTSRRPEPAPPGARITIPAAVAGRVTLTLTAQPGSHVRIGQPIASCYDGTTLGMPAATLDSPVEGSVRALHWRPESGVNAGDALISVAPAFVADHQLPALPTADAIITTVNAVGTPTTDSKSAIWSLACSFVGIFLCGLGLPFAIAALWLGIRARKEIATSGGTIGGNTPAITGISLGALGIVVNAFMLVVIFTA; encoded by the coding sequence ATGGCAAACACTCGCCTGAGCATCGATTTCGGCACCACCAACACCGCGGCCGCATTCGCCGACGTCGCCGGCATGACCCACGAGATTCGTCTATCACCCAGGTCGGCGCTGATGCCGTCGGCGGTATTCGCCGACCGCGGTCAGCTGGTCGTCGGCACGGCTGCGCTCAACCTGGCGGCCACCGATCCCACCGCGTTCGAGGCCAACCCGAAACGACGACTTCAGGAGCATGAAGTGTACCTGGGCGGACAACGCTTTGCCGGTACGGCACTGGCCGCATCCGTATTTCGCCACGTCCTGAGCGAAGCATCCCGGGTTGCCGGCACCACCTTCGACGAGGTTGTTCTCACCCACCCGGACAGTTGGGCCGGTCATCGCCAGGAGCAACTGCGCATCGCCGCCACCCAAGCGGGTATCGCAGGGAGGGATATCACCCTGGTGACCGAAGCACGAGCCGCGGCCACCTACTATTCGCTACAGGACCACCTGCCGCCGGACTCGCGCATATGCGTGTACGACTTCGGCGCGGGAACTTGCGACGTCGCGGTACTCGACAGAGCCGCTGACGGCACCTATTCGGTTGCCGCCTGCCGCGGCCTGGACAACCTGGGCGGCACCGATCTGGACGGCCACATCTTTTCCTGGACGGTCCGTCAGCTACAAGCCACCGCACCGCATCTGGCAGCTCAGCTGGACAATCCCCATCTACGACTCACCTTGGTCGATAACGTGCGCAACGCGAAAGAAACACTGTCGATGGCGACGCGGGCGCACATCGCCGTTCCCGGTGGCACGTCCATCCAACTCACTCGCGGCGAATTCGACACCCTGATCCAGGCTGATATCGGGCGCTCGGTCGACCTCACCCGTCAGTTGATCGCCGACGCCCACACGATCAGTGAACAACCGGTGAGCCGCATCTACCTGGTCGGCGGATCAAGCCATATTCCGCTGGTGCACGACGAACTCGCCGCCCTGGGAGAGATCGCCACCCTCGGCGATCCGAAGACCGTCGTCGTCCGCGGCGCCCTCGGCCACAGCACCACCACGAGCCGACGGCCCGAACCCGCTCCGCCGGGTGCCCGGATCACCATTCCGGCGGCCGTGGCGGGGCGAGTCACCTTGACGCTCACCGCACAACCCGGCAGCCACGTGAGAATCGGCCAACCAATCGCATCCTGCTACGACGGCACAACGCTAGGAATGCCCGCAGCCACCCTGGACTCGCCGGTCGAGGGTAGCGTGCGAGCGCTCCACTGGCGCCCGGAGTCCGGGGTGAACGCCGGTGACGCGCTGATCTCGGTCGCACCCGCATTCGTCGCCGACCACCAGTTGCCCGCCCTCCCGACCGCGGACGCGATCATCACCACCGTCAACGCCGTCGGCACACCGACCACCGACAGCAAGTCGGCGATCTGGTCGTTGGCGTGCAGTTTCGTAGGAATCTTCCTCTGCGGGCTCGGACTCCCTTTCGCGATCGCCGCACTGTGGCTGGGCATTCGTGCACGCAAAGAAATAGCAACTTCCGGAGGCACCATCGGCGGCAACACACCGGCCATCACCGGAATATCACTGGGCGCGCTCGGAATCGTTGTGAACGCGTTCATGCTGGTCGTCATTTTCACCGCCTGA
- a CDS encoding NYN domain-containing protein produces MRSTNCVYVDVGYLIASAATRATGTSLRSGINVDEAALISALISTAADLSGRPTLRVHWYDSAKDGVPDARQERIGELPKVKLRLGRFGVGGEQKGVDLRIGLDLVTHARNNASDVFFLVSGDDDLTEAVEEAQVHGVQVVVLAVPNAAGKPHGISRHLLRAVDDMRVIDGAAVDAAVIKIDRKVPESTEPQPAARPSEGARPGPKPGPRPAAPYPAAPKPTPTEPRKASPATIAASAQIPIVKPGPVAKPEPTSTLAYSSNTGEISKFLMPGYDTDIDVDNDDTIEAVAERVLSSFLDTASVEDVRSLATSRPSIPQDLDRAMLMDASDALAVGDIPEPVRHRLREMFWQKFNARRP; encoded by the coding sequence ATGCGGTCCACCAATTGTGTCTACGTCGATGTCGGCTACCTCATCGCCTCCGCTGCCACGCGGGCCACCGGCACCTCGTTGCGCAGCGGCATCAACGTCGACGAAGCCGCCCTCATCTCCGCGCTGATCAGCACCGCCGCCGACCTGTCGGGCCGGCCGACGCTGCGCGTGCACTGGTACGACTCGGCGAAAGACGGTGTACCCGATGCCCGACAGGAACGGATCGGTGAACTGCCCAAGGTGAAGTTGCGGCTCGGCCGGTTCGGGGTCGGTGGCGAGCAGAAGGGCGTGGACCTGCGCATCGGGCTCGACCTGGTCACCCACGCCCGCAACAACGCCTCCGACGTCTTCTTCCTCGTGTCCGGCGACGACGACCTCACCGAGGCCGTCGAGGAAGCACAGGTGCACGGCGTGCAAGTGGTGGTCCTGGCCGTCCCCAACGCCGCCGGAAAGCCGCACGGCATCAGCCGGCACCTGCTGCGCGCCGTCGACGACATGCGCGTCATCGACGGTGCGGCCGTCGACGCCGCGGTGATCAAGATCGACCGGAAGGTACCCGAGAGCACCGAACCTCAGCCCGCCGCCAGGCCGTCGGAGGGTGCCCGCCCCGGACCGAAACCCGGGCCACGCCCGGCTGCCCCGTACCCCGCCGCACCGAAGCCCACCCCCACCGAGCCGCGCAAGGCATCCCCGGCGACCATCGCCGCGTCCGCCCAGATCCCGATAGTCAAACCCGGACCGGTCGCCAAACCGGAACCGACCAGCACCCTGGCCTACAGCTCCAATACCGGGGAGATCAGCAAATTTCTGATGCCTGGCTACGACACGGACATCGACGTCGACAACGACGACACCATCGAAGCAGTCGCCGAACGAGTCCTGTCCTCCTTCCTCGACACCGCTTCTGTCGAGGACGTCCGCTCGCTCGCCACGTCGCGGCCGTCGATCCCGCAGGATCTCGACCGGGCGATGCTGATGGACGCCTCCGACGCCCTCGCTGTCGGCGACATCCCCGAACCGGTCCGACACCGGCTGCGCGAGATGTTCTGGCAGAAGTTCAACGCACGCCGACCGTGA